A stretch of the Ensifer sp. PDNC004 genome encodes the following:
- a CDS encoding flagellin — MVSILTNAGAISALQTLRTINSGMAEVRGQLNSGLRIQTAADNAAYWSISTTMRSDAKAVSAVQDALGLGAAKVETAYAAMDAVTDILSEFKARLVTAREPGVDKGKLQKELDQLKQQILSIADSASFSGQNWLRTSVSDINDSDLNRTSVASSFSRDAQNGVSLNTADFFLRDSSLFNSTGGGILQADTRDLRTVGGIRFVTSVDVDGYTTNSNYNNRAGQAGEFVFHFAGPISFASPGDTITFDATVDKDSPSQGLSLPLHTGKTIGVTVDRATVDTVLGAGANGVISDYTQYAAVLKHAVEQAGTGATVQTYRHDYEPYPPIIDQIGFKTLQNSGLNGSYVEVSNLVINTTTGGAGGLSPNAGFGTRGSEMTLTFEQFEVYKDVVVSFNFSVNGEAPSTHAFDRNQVNALLGKDTGKIETVDEMVMVLQSLITRPDTIIQNNGSGGILIKSDPAADRKSGAGTFIGFTNIDVNIEPIARRNFLDVDIAANPQSVDSYLQYIEVVLQRTIDGAAALGSMLSRIDMQTTFAQTLMATIDKGVGRLVDAEMNEASTRLKALQSQEQLGIQALQIANSDAQNILQLFR; from the coding sequence ATGGTCAGCATTCTCACGAACGCTGGGGCGATTTCTGCGCTCCAGACTCTGCGTACGATCAATTCCGGCATGGCCGAGGTACGCGGGCAACTGAACTCCGGCCTCAGAATTCAGACAGCGGCGGACAACGCCGCCTATTGGTCGATTTCGACAACCATGCGCTCCGACGCCAAGGCCGTGTCCGCGGTTCAGGACGCGCTCGGGCTTGGAGCGGCCAAGGTCGAAACGGCCTATGCGGCGATGGATGCCGTTACCGATATTCTCAGCGAGTTCAAGGCCAGGCTGGTGACGGCGAGGGAGCCCGGCGTCGACAAGGGCAAGCTCCAGAAGGAACTTGACCAGCTCAAGCAACAGATCCTGAGCATCGCGGATTCGGCGAGCTTCAGCGGACAGAACTGGCTGAGAACCAGCGTCTCCGACATCAATGACAGCGACCTGAACCGCACTTCCGTCGCCTCCTCGTTTTCGAGAGACGCCCAAAACGGCGTGTCGCTGAACACGGCCGACTTTTTCCTGCGGGACTCCTCGCTGTTCAACAGCACCGGCGGCGGCATCCTGCAGGCCGATACGCGGGATCTGAGAACGGTCGGCGGCATCCGCTTCGTGACCTCGGTCGATGTCGATGGTTACACGACCAACAGCAACTACAACAACCGGGCGGGCCAGGCCGGCGAATTCGTGTTCCATTTTGCCGGACCGATCAGCTTTGCGAGCCCCGGCGACACAATCACCTTCGACGCCACCGTCGACAAGGATAGCCCCTCCCAGGGCCTGTCCCTGCCGCTGCATACGGGCAAGACGATCGGCGTCACCGTGGATCGGGCGACGGTCGATACCGTGCTCGGAGCCGGCGCCAACGGCGTGATATCGGACTACACGCAGTATGCCGCCGTCCTGAAACATGCGGTCGAGCAGGCCGGAACCGGCGCCACGGTGCAGACGTACCGGCACGATTATGAGCCCTATCCGCCGATCATCGATCAGATCGGCTTCAAGACGCTGCAGAATTCCGGGCTTAACGGATCCTATGTCGAGGTCTCCAACTTGGTCATCAACACGACGACCGGAGGTGCCGGAGGGCTTTCGCCCAATGCCGGTTTCGGAACGCGCGGATCGGAGATGACGCTGACCTTCGAGCAGTTCGAGGTCTACAAGGACGTTGTCGTGTCGTTCAATTTTTCGGTGAACGGCGAGGCGCCGAGCACCCACGCCTTCGATCGCAACCAGGTCAATGCACTGCTTGGCAAGGATACGGGCAAGATCGAGACGGTGGACGAAATGGTGATGGTGCTTCAGTCGCTCATCACCCGGCCCGACACGATCATCCAGAACAACGGGTCAGGCGGGATCCTGATAAAGTCCGATCCGGCCGCCGATCGGAAATCCGGTGCCGGAACCTTTATCGGCTTCACCAACATCGATGTGAACATCGAACCGATCGCCCGCAGAAACTTCCTTGACGTCGATATCGCGGCGAACCCGCAATCGGTCGATTCCTATCTCCAATACATCGAGGTCGTCCTGCAGCGGACCATCGATGGCGCCGCAGCACTTGGCTCGATGCTGTCGCGCATCGACATGCAGACAACCTTCGCACAGACGCTGATGGCGACGATCGACAAGGGTGTCGGTCGTCTGGTGGATGCCGAAATGAATGAAGCGTCGACACGGCTGAAGGCCCTGCAGTCGCAGGAGCAGCTCGGCATCCAGGCTTTGCAGATCGCCAATTCCGACGCTCAGAACATTCTGCAGCTTTTCCGCTGA